A genomic segment from Planctomycetota bacterium encodes:
- a CDS encoding riboflavin synthase: protein MFTGLIQFVGRVVERRANLGGVRLLIDAAGWSYKPAHGESIAVSGVCLTHAPAAGESPGVLAFDVIHETLGKTTLGDLAAGSRVNLESCLTPTSHIGGHFVQGHVDRVAKITDIHTAGDDYRITIATDADFFRYVIPTGSIAVDGVSLTIARIDSDAKTFAVALIPTTLQLTTLGDRKAGDRVNLEADVLVKAVVHNLPQTK from the coding sequence ATGTTCACGGGACTGATTCAGTTTGTGGGACGCGTCGTCGAGCGCCGGGCGAATCTCGGCGGTGTTCGTTTGCTCATTGATGCGGCGGGCTGGTCGTACAAGCCGGCGCACGGGGAGTCGATCGCCGTCAGCGGGGTGTGCCTCACGCATGCCCCGGCGGCGGGGGAGTCGCCGGGCGTACTGGCATTCGATGTGATTCACGAAACGCTGGGCAAGACGACGCTGGGCGACCTGGCCGCCGGCTCGCGCGTCAATCTCGAATCCTGCCTGACGCCGACGTCGCACATCGGCGGGCACTTCGTGCAGGGGCACGTCGATCGCGTCGCGAAGATCACCGACATTCACACCGCCGGCGACGATTATCGCATCACCATCGCCACCGACGCCGACTTCTTCCGCTACGTGATTCCCACCGGTTCGATCGCCGTCGACGGCGTGAGTCTGACGATCGCCCGCATCGATTCGGACGCGAAGACGTTTGCCGTCGCGCTGATTCCCACGACGCTGCAATTGACCACGCTCGGCGACCGCAAGGCCGGCGACCGGGTGAATCTCGAAGCGGATGTGCTCGTGAAAGCGGTCGTGCACAATCTGCCGCAGACCAAATGA
- a CDS encoding WYL domain-containing protein, translated as MNVGRLHRVLRLLTLLQSGCRMNAAELARELNVSRRTLFRDLNMLEAAGIPYLFSHDDGYKVAPSFFLPPMNLKVSEAMGLMMLAKTAAAQKPAPMTAPAIDAVRKLIALMPAPIRDVTSEMMSRVSVRPGSLSAADHEHDAYADLQSAIDQNRVVSMRYLSLFEGGEIDERIEPYHLHFAARAWYVIGRSRTHKDIRTYKLGRIRAMTLEHATFKPDTKFTIDGYLGKAWSLIPEGKVHRIELEFTPKVAANVSEVRWHPTQQHQMLDDGRCLMTFEVDGLGEISWWLLGYGDQVLVRKPAELRRRLVEVYQSALNRNRKAAAS; from the coding sequence GTGAACGTCGGTCGTCTGCATCGTGTGTTGCGCCTGTTGACGTTGCTTCAGAGCGGTTGCCGCATGAATGCCGCGGAGCTCGCGCGCGAATTGAACGTCAGCCGCCGCACGCTCTTCCGCGATCTGAACATGCTCGAAGCGGCGGGCATTCCCTACCTGTTCAGTCACGATGACGGCTACAAGGTCGCGCCAAGTTTCTTCCTGCCCCCGATGAACCTCAAGGTCAGCGAGGCGATGGGGCTGATGATGCTCGCCAAGACCGCCGCCGCGCAGAAGCCCGCCCCGATGACCGCGCCGGCGATCGATGCGGTGCGCAAGCTCATCGCGCTCATGCCCGCGCCGATCCGCGATGTGACGAGCGAGATGATGAGCCGCGTGTCCGTCCGCCCCGGTTCGCTCAGCGCCGCCGATCACGAGCACGACGCCTACGCCGATCTTCAAAGCGCCATCGATCAGAATCGCGTCGTGAGCATGCGATATCTGAGTCTTTTCGAAGGCGGGGAAATCGACGAGCGGATCGAGCCGTATCATCTGCACTTCGCCGCGCGGGCGTGGTATGTCATCGGACGAAGCCGCACGCACAAGGATATCCGCACCTACAAGCTCGGCCGCATCCGCGCGATGACACTCGAGCACGCCACATTCAAGCCCGACACGAAGTTCACGATCGACGGCTATCTCGGCAAGGCGTGGTCGCTGATTCCCGAGGGCAAGGTGCATCGCATCGAGTTGGAGTTCACGCCCAAGGTCGCCGCCAACGTGTCCGAAGTCAGATGGCACCCCACGCAGCAGCATCAGATGCTCGACGACGGGCGATGCCTCATGACTTTCGAAGTCGACGGGCTGGGCGAAATCTCCTGGTGGCTGCTCGGCTACGGCGATCAGGTCCTCGTCCGCAAGCCCGCCGAACTGCGCCGCCGCCTCGTCGAGGTGTATCAGTCCGCGCTCAATCGCAATCGTAAGGCCGCCGCGTCATGA
- a CDS encoding D-tyrosyl-tRNA(Tyr) deacylase encodes MRAVVCRVDHAAVSVDDKIVGRIDAGLLVYVGVIEGDTEREATWLADKLLALRIFNDQAGKLNRSVVDIAGGILLIPNFTLAGRTQKGTRPSFSDAARSEIASPLFDFIARRCVLSVPTATGVFGAHMLIDARFNGPVTLVVDTP; translated from the coding sequence ATGAGAGCCGTCGTCTGCCGTGTCGATCACGCCGCCGTGAGCGTCGATGACAAGATCGTCGGGCGCATCGATGCCGGGTTGCTCGTTTACGTCGGCGTCATCGAGGGCGACACGGAGCGCGAAGCGACCTGGCTCGCCGACAAGCTGCTGGCCCTGCGCATCTTCAATGACCAAGCCGGCAAACTCAATCGCTCCGTTGTCGACATCGCCGGCGGCATCCTGCTGATCCCCAATTTCACACTCGCCGGTCGCACGCAGAAGGGCACCCGCCCGAGTTTCTCCGACGCCGCCCGCTCTGAAATCGCCTCGCCTCTCTTCGACTTCATCGCCCGACGCTGCGTCTTGTCCGTCCCCACCGCCACCGGCGTTTTCGGCGCTCACATGCTCATCGACGCCCGCTTCAACGGCCCCGTCACGCTTGTCGTCGACACGCCATAA